A genomic stretch from Thermoplasma sp. Kam2015 includes:
- the serS gene encoding serine--tRNA ligase, which produces MIDVKLLRSNRELFEKNCEYRGVDKAPIDEFFRLDEEWRNINKDLNNLRSQKNKETRKIAELIKKNEDPSLEKRNVEEINAKISDLEDRLRKIEEERDRILWTIPNLIHESVPVCFGDENNRLVRYVGHAKVFKDDVDEFEKYSGNSEDYEVIYERPKSHVDLGQDLGVIDLESAARISGSRFYFIKNRLLKLEMALENYAVDFLSQRGFSVVEPPYMLNLDSMRGATDLETFKDTLYKIEGEDLYLIATSEHSIAAMLSNQFLEEKELPVRVAGISACFRREAGAHGKDTKGIFRVHQFNKIEQFVFCRPEDSWDFLEEILGNAEAIYRSLGIPYRVVNVCSGELGRLAAKKYDIEAWFPAQGKFREIVSASNDTDYQARSLNIKYRTSDGNKFVHTLNSTAIATTRILVAIMENFQEGDRIRIPDVLVPYTGFQYIEKE; this is translated from the coding sequence ATGATAGATGTAAAGCTCCTGAGATCCAATAGAGAATTATTTGAGAAGAACTGTGAATACAGAGGCGTGGATAAGGCGCCTATTGATGAATTTTTCAGGCTGGATGAGGAGTGGAGAAACATAAACAAGGATCTCAATAACCTGAGATCACAGAAGAATAAGGAGACAAGGAAGATTGCTGAACTGATCAAGAAGAATGAGGACCCATCCCTAGAGAAGAGGAACGTAGAGGAGATAAACGCTAAAATTTCGGATCTTGAGGATAGACTGAGAAAGATCGAGGAGGAGAGGGATCGGATCCTGTGGACCATACCTAACCTGATCCATGAGAGCGTTCCTGTCTGCTTTGGAGATGAAAACAACAGGCTCGTCAGATATGTGGGTCATGCGAAAGTATTTAAAGACGATGTTGATGAATTTGAAAAATACTCTGGCAACAGTGAGGATTATGAGGTCATCTATGAGAGGCCGAAGAGCCATGTGGACCTGGGCCAGGATCTTGGCGTCATAGATCTCGAGAGTGCAGCAAGGATATCTGGTTCGCGTTTCTATTTCATAAAGAATAGGCTCCTGAAACTTGAGATGGCCCTAGAAAACTACGCTGTTGATTTCCTCTCGCAGCGCGGGTTTTCTGTTGTTGAACCTCCATACATGCTCAATCTGGACAGCATGAGAGGCGCAACTGACCTTGAGACCTTTAAGGATACGCTGTATAAGATAGAGGGTGAAGATCTTTACCTTATAGCCACCTCGGAGCACTCAATCGCGGCGATGCTCTCCAACCAGTTCCTTGAGGAGAAGGAACTTCCGGTTAGGGTTGCCGGCATATCGGCATGCTTCAGAAGAGAGGCCGGCGCACATGGCAAGGATACCAAGGGGATATTCAGAGTGCATCAGTTCAACAAGATAGAGCAGTTCGTGTTCTGCCGGCCTGAGGATTCATGGGACTTTCTTGAGGAGATCCTGGGAAATGCTGAGGCAATATACCGCAGCCTGGGCATACCCTACAGGGTCGTCAACGTCTGTTCTGGAGAGCTAGGCCGCCTCGCGGCAAAGAAATATGATATAGAGGCATGGTTCCCGGCTCAGGGAAAATTCAGAGAGATAGTTTCAGCATCAAACGACACCGACTATCAGGCCAGATCGCTTAACATAAAGTACAGGACGAGCGACGGAAACAAGTTCGTTCACACGCTCAACAGCACCGCCATAGCAACTACAAGGATCCTCGTTGCCATAATGGAGAATTTCCAGGAAGGTGACAGGATAAGAATACCTGACGTTCTGGTTCCATACACCGGATTCCAGTACATAGAGAAGGAATGA
- a CDS encoding adenosylhomocysteinase: MEESKGFLRLAWARDHMPVMAEIRKRFQTEKPFKGIRIAMALHVEAKTGIFALLLKEGGAEIKMASCNPLSSDDSVVQSLKEDYGMPVFARKGETNEEYYEYLHRTLDVQPDIIIDDGGDLTKIVHTERKDLARNIIGGNEETTTGVQRLKAMEKAGVLLFPMFDVNDANMKHLFDNRYGTGQSTLDGIMNATNLLIAGRTVVVAGYGYCGRGIAMRLKGMGANVIVTEIDPIKANEAIMDGFQVKRMNRAIRDADMVITATGMKDVVKYEDALVAKKNIVMANAGHFNNEVAVSEIEKRSLEKKEVREFVKRYKLENGNTVDIIADGRLVNLAAGQGHPVEIMDLSFALQALTAEYLVKNHEKLEKKVYPVPAEIDRYVAEIRLKQFGGELDQLNEEQIRYLNSWDEGT, from the coding sequence ATGGAAGAAAGCAAGGGTTTCTTGAGACTGGCCTGGGCCAGGGATCATATGCCAGTCATGGCAGAGATAAGAAAGCGGTTTCAAACAGAGAAACCGTTCAAGGGAATAAGGATAGCAATGGCCCTTCATGTTGAAGCGAAGACCGGGATATTTGCCCTCCTACTGAAGGAAGGCGGTGCAGAGATCAAGATGGCATCGTGCAATCCACTGAGTTCCGACGATTCTGTGGTGCAGAGTTTAAAGGAAGATTATGGAATGCCCGTTTTTGCACGAAAGGGCGAGACGAATGAAGAATACTATGAGTATCTTCACCGAACTCTTGATGTTCAGCCAGATATAATCATAGATGACGGCGGCGATCTCACGAAGATAGTGCATACAGAAAGAAAGGACCTTGCCCGGAACATAATCGGGGGAAATGAGGAAACAACGACAGGCGTCCAGAGGCTTAAGGCGATGGAAAAGGCAGGAGTACTTCTCTTTCCAATGTTCGATGTTAACGATGCAAACATGAAGCACCTCTTCGATAACAGATATGGTACAGGTCAGAGCACGCTTGACGGGATAATGAATGCAACAAATCTTCTGATCGCGGGAAGAACCGTGGTGGTGGCTGGATACGGATATTGCGGCCGTGGAATAGCCATGAGACTGAAGGGCATGGGTGCAAACGTTATAGTAACCGAGATTGACCCGATAAAGGCGAACGAGGCAATAATGGACGGTTTCCAGGTGAAGAGGATGAACAGGGCGATAAGAGATGCCGATATGGTCATAACCGCAACAGGCATGAAGGACGTTGTCAAATACGAGGATGCCCTCGTGGCCAAGAAAAACATAGTTATGGCCAACGCTGGCCATTTCAATAACGAGGTTGCGGTCTCCGAGATAGAGAAGAGATCGCTGGAGAAAAAGGAAGTCAGGGAATTTGTAAAGCGGTACAAGCTGGAAAATGGAAATACCGTGGACATAATAGCAGATGGAAGGCTCGTGAATCTGGCGGCTGGCCAGGGCCATCCAGTTGAGATAATGGATCTGAGCTTTGCGCTTCAGGCGCTCACAGCTGAGTACCTTGTAAAGAACCACGAAAAATTGGAAAAGAAGGTTTATCCGGTTCCAGCCGAGATCGACAGATACGTTGCAGAAATAAGACTGAAACAGTTCGGAGGCGAGCTCGATCAGCTGAACGAAGAACAGATCAGATATTTGAATTCATGGGATGAGGGAACTTAA
- a CDS encoding MMPL family transporter produces MFENTFRRIGTFSARHSAAVIVAWILVLVILAPFAPALFSDTSYNIASDIVPPNSPANIASNLQSQYFNSSNDSSFVIVTNNTSIDSIASLHALMNMQTAILSYLHRNGFSANASSIITIENSTLRSVSLSLGRELSGIYKLNENLYNSSIKINQTLNLTADFLFIPALAYVKYFDITFESGKNLTRSELSGYSNATQYMLYFSKTPYASLASPYLASFSGYMNKTITGNVSSLPEIANTAVNVTALELSKELASASPFLSLALMSVDENLTMTDFVNMSIYIPFARQFVANSLISDLSGYSSIISDLNTTADRFVLSIVNISLKDNYAGIPHLTSSEVYNGTIYKFNGNPLVNLNSRYLLPYLMDLLNAGNTNGSYINSTVNHTLYDETFLSYPVVPSQYVMGSFVGYGNTTEIFAFSLNKNYTISTLNSVNKIASSYVSTKPVNGVYYTAGTDVLDQQIEQEVMTGLVRALIIGIVLSILIVGLFFRSPVAAFLPFSLFLMSSIISFGLNDLLYRYILHSTVSFVTPTLLLILLLGLTSDYVVYIMSRYRRELYRNGGDPIPESSKWAGHAVFTSGITVALSYIVLYLFKVPIFSDAGITNAVGVIVSIMLANTFLIALFSRLGYRTFWPAKNKRIPMEGTMERISGIVLRNKKKILVIFMLVAFGSLYVYASTPTNMNVFSLIPPSSGIQSAVVVNQSFHRDLFFESFVIVKFSEPVISNGTYNVAEINQITKLENMIAGLSGVAEVYGPTYPYGKYVNLDRLPSNYVSTYRSQINSYIGKDPRYVMIEFELSNISWSNAATSFINRLPSEISSYMGNSLTFYVGGLTAGLDAAYSHTLHTFEEMIPILAASIFVILAIQLSSVFTPLRLILMVLASVIVGLMIIYWIVYYVYHLPIIIFMPMFTFVTLLAVGLDYDIFMITRAREGVMKGMTDEDAITTSIKENGGIIVTLGSLLFVTFGSLYFSDLQLIEEIGGGLAIGVLIDTFLSWPFFVPAVMLLMKKWNWWPSRIRKI; encoded by the coding sequence GTGTTTGAGAACACATTCAGAAGGATAGGCACATTTTCAGCTAGGCACAGTGCAGCAGTAATAGTTGCCTGGATCTTGGTTCTGGTAATTCTGGCGCCATTCGCTCCTGCTCTCTTTTCAGATACCAGTTATAACATAGCAAGCGATATAGTACCACCGAATTCTCCGGCCAATATAGCGTCTAACCTGCAATCACAGTATTTTAACTCTTCCAACGATTCATCTTTTGTCATCGTCACAAACAATACGAGTATAGACAGCATCGCATCGTTGCATGCTCTCATGAATATGCAAACGGCGATTCTGTCATATCTGCACAGAAATGGTTTCTCTGCAAACGCCTCAAGTATAATAACCATTGAAAACAGCACCTTACGGTCTGTATCTCTATCACTTGGGAGGGAGCTGTCAGGAATATATAAATTGAATGAAAATCTATATAATAGCAGTATTAAGATAAACCAGACATTAAATCTAACGGCTGATTTTCTCTTTATTCCTGCGCTGGCCTATGTTAAGTATTTTGATATAACATTTGAAAGCGGCAAGAATTTAACACGGTCAGAGCTGTCGGGATACAGCAATGCAACCCAGTATATGTTGTACTTCTCCAAAACTCCATACGCTTCTCTTGCATCGCCATACCTGGCATCGTTCTCTGGATATATGAATAAAACTATAACAGGAAATGTGAGTTCTTTACCTGAAATTGCGAATACAGCTGTTAATGTGACAGCACTCGAACTTTCGAAAGAACTGGCTTCTGCCTCTCCATTTCTTTCCTTGGCGCTGATGTCAGTTGATGAGAACCTCACAATGACAGATTTCGTAAATATGTCTATATATATTCCATTTGCCAGACAGTTTGTGGCAAACTCATTGATCTCTGATCTTTCAGGATATTCATCCATCATATCGGATCTAAACACAACCGCTGATCGTTTTGTCCTATCAATAGTGAACATATCACTGAAGGACAACTATGCGGGTATACCGCATCTCACATCTTCTGAGGTATACAACGGTACGATATACAAGTTCAACGGAAATCCACTGGTGAATCTGAATTCTAGGTATCTTCTACCATACCTTATGGATCTCCTAAACGCCGGCAATACTAATGGTTCATATATAAACAGCACTGTCAATCATACGCTTTACGATGAAACATTTCTGAGCTATCCCGTGGTTCCGTCGCAGTATGTGATGGGTTCTTTTGTAGGTTATGGCAACACAACCGAGATCTTTGCATTCTCACTGAATAAGAATTATACAATATCTACGCTGAATTCGGTGAATAAGATAGCCTCCTCATATGTTTCCACAAAGCCGGTTAACGGTGTATATTATACTGCTGGTACAGATGTCCTGGATCAGCAGATAGAACAGGAGGTCATGACTGGATTGGTGCGGGCACTCATTATAGGCATAGTGCTGTCCATACTCATAGTTGGCCTTTTCTTCAGATCTCCCGTCGCCGCATTTCTTCCATTCAGTCTCTTCCTAATGTCATCCATAATTTCATTTGGCCTCAACGATCTTTTGTATCGTTATATCCTGCATTCAACGGTGTCGTTCGTCACCCCAACGCTGCTGCTCATACTCCTGCTCGGTCTCACCAGCGATTATGTTGTATATATAATGTCTAGGTACAGGCGCGAACTCTACAGAAACGGCGGTGACCCTATCCCAGAATCCTCTAAGTGGGCCGGTCATGCCGTCTTCACGTCCGGTATAACGGTCGCTCTTTCCTACATAGTGCTCTATCTGTTCAAGGTTCCAATATTCAGCGACGCTGGTATCACGAACGCTGTGGGCGTTATAGTATCCATAATGCTGGCAAATACTTTCCTCATAGCTCTTTTCAGCAGGTTGGGATACCGGACGTTCTGGCCGGCTAAGAACAAAAGGATACCCATGGAGGGTACGATGGAAAGAATATCAGGTATTGTACTCAGGAACAAGAAGAAGATACTGGTAATATTCATGTTAGTCGCTTTCGGATCGCTGTACGTTTATGCCTCCACACCGACCAATATGAATGTCTTCAGCCTCATACCACCCAGCAGCGGCATACAGTCCGCAGTGGTGGTAAACCAGAGCTTCCACAGGGATCTTTTCTTCGAGAGTTTTGTAATCGTGAAATTCAGCGAGCCAGTGATATCCAATGGAACATACAATGTTGCGGAGATAAATCAGATCACCAAGCTGGAGAACATGATAGCAGGTCTCAGCGGTGTGGCAGAGGTTTATGGTCCGACCTATCCATACGGCAAGTACGTCAATCTGGACAGGCTCCCATCAAATTACGTTTCCACCTACAGATCTCAGATAAACTCCTACATTGGAAAGGATCCAAGGTACGTGATGATTGAGTTTGAATTATCCAACATAAGCTGGTCTAATGCCGCCACCTCGTTCATAAACAGGCTTCCATCGGAGATATCATCCTACATGGGCAATTCGCTTACGTTTTATGTTGGTGGTCTTACGGCCGGTCTTGATGCCGCCTATAGCCATACACTGCATACATTTGAGGAGATGATACCAATACTGGCGGCCTCTATATTCGTCATATTGGCCATACAGCTCAGCTCAGTATTCACTCCGTTGAGGCTTATACTTATGGTTCTTGCATCTGTCATAGTGGGCCTCATGATAATTTACTGGATAGTCTACTATGTCTATCATCTCCCAATAATCATATTCATGCCCATGTTCACCTTCGTCACTCTCCTGGCGGTGGGCCTTGATTACGACATATTCATGATTACGAGGGCCAGAGAGGGCGTGATGAAGGGAATGACAGACGAGGATGCCATAACCACAAGCATAAAGGAGAATGGTGGTATAATAGTCACTCTTGGTTCGCTGCTTTTCGTCACATTCGGTTCGCTCTACTTCAGTGATCTTCAGCTGATCGAGGAAATAGGCGGCGGATTAGCCATAGGCGTGCTCATAGATACTTTTCTGAGCTGGCCGTTCTTCGTTCCGGCCGTCATGCTCCTGATGAAGAAATGGAACTGGTGGCCATCTAGGATCAGAAAGATTTAA
- the hsp20 gene encoding archaeal heat shock protein Hsp20: MAKKDEFDDWDDMFDEFFKDFGIDIKSLNNRLMRIWNRILNDPNMTMSEPYVYGFTYRIGSDGKPIFQEFGNVPGITRGARPIERGVREPITDINDDEKKVYVTFELPGVSKENIDLKISEYNITLNVDEDQRKYYKSIDFDYKLKPETAAAKFNNGLLDVTVEKATSKEGSGRKVSIE; the protein is encoded by the coding sequence ATGGCAAAGAAGGATGAATTCGATGATTGGGACGACATGTTTGACGAGTTCTTCAAGGACTTCGGCATAGACATAAAATCCCTGAACAACAGGCTGATGAGGATATGGAACAGGATACTTAACGATCCGAACATGACCATGTCTGAACCATATGTGTACGGATTTACATACAGAATTGGCTCCGACGGAAAACCTATATTCCAGGAATTCGGTAATGTACCTGGTATAACGAGGGGGGCGAGGCCTATAGAGCGCGGAGTTAGAGAGCCGATAACCGATATCAACGACGACGAAAAGAAGGTCTACGTGACATTCGAGCTTCCAGGCGTCAGCAAGGAAAACATAGATCTGAAGATATCAGAATACAACATAACGCTGAACGTGGATGAGGATCAGAGGAAGTACTATAAGAGCATAGACTTCGACTACAAGCTTAAACCTGAGACCGCCGCGGCAAAGTTCAACAACGGCCTTCTGGATGTGACGGTTGAAAAGGCCACCAGCAAGGAAGGCAGTGGAAGGAAAGTTTCGATAGAATGA
- a CDS encoding helix-turn-helix domain-containing protein, whose translation MMDDIDLFISAIENSTRREIIKMLTQLERSYALELSKSIGLSQQAILKQLDLLEKANLVTSIGFVPSDLGAKRKIYLPSGFSSVFIDYGRNFFAIRRIPIETKETRIEGMGDAMKRLRDINRQIDDLTRMRTDLIKEKDSLITAIKDSLDQNDGISREVITVYLDTMSIAETARITGLSELEVAEILSSLGLIEDGIEE comes from the coding sequence ATGATGGACGACATAGATCTTTTTATTTCTGCCATTGAAAATTCTACGAGGCGTGAGATTATAAAGATGCTCACTCAGCTTGAGAGATCGTATGCTCTGGAGCTGAGCAAGAGCATCGGTCTCAGCCAGCAAGCCATATTGAAGCAACTTGATCTTCTTGAAAAGGCTAATCTAGTAACCAGCATAGGGTTTGTTCCAAGTGATCTTGGCGCCAAGAGGAAGATATATCTGCCCTCTGGATTCTCATCAGTGTTCATAGACTATGGGCGCAACTTCTTCGCCATAAGGCGCATACCTATCGAGACCAAGGAAACTAGGATCGAAGGCATGGGAGATGCTATGAAAAGATTGAGAGATATCAACAGGCAGATAGACGATCTCACAAGGATGCGCACAGATCTGATAAAGGAAAAGGACAGCCTGATAACCGCAATAAAGGACAGCTTGGATCAGAATGATGGGATCTCCCGTGAGGTGATCACTGTATACCTTGATACGATGAGCATCGCGGAGACTGCAAGGATCACCGGCCTCAGTGAACTGGAGGTAGCTGAGATACTCAGCAGTCTTGGTCTGATTGAAGATGGAATAGAGGAATAA
- a CDS encoding peroxiredoxin, which translates to MSDESRFPLIGEKFPEMAVETTQGSMKLPDQYKGKWFMLFSHPGDFTPVCTTEFYSFARRYDDFQKLNTDLIGLSVDSVISHIEWINWIKDNLKIEVPFPIIGDSMGRVASRLGMIQAESSAATVRAVFIVDPNSVVRLIMYYPLEIGRNVDELLRAIKALQTSDKYKGAMPANWPYNELIGEKMLNSAPKNVKDIPARMKEYKGYAWWLTYKDVPDNEVQEIKKIVKTKDEK; encoded by the coding sequence ATGTCTGATGAAAGCAGGTTTCCATTGATAGGTGAGAAATTCCCCGAGATGGCGGTGGAAACGACGCAGGGCAGCATGAAGCTTCCTGATCAGTATAAAGGTAAATGGTTCATGCTGTTCAGCCATCCAGGTGACTTCACTCCGGTCTGTACCACCGAGTTTTACTCATTCGCAAGGCGATACGACGACTTCCAGAAACTCAATACAGATTTGATAGGACTTTCCGTGGACAGCGTTATAAGCCATATAGAATGGATAAACTGGATCAAGGACAACCTGAAGATCGAGGTTCCGTTTCCAATAATCGGAGATTCGATGGGGCGTGTTGCTTCAAGGCTTGGGATGATACAGGCCGAGTCCTCAGCAGCGACTGTCCGCGCGGTATTCATAGTGGATCCAAACTCTGTGGTCAGGCTCATAATGTATTATCCTCTGGAGATTGGCAGGAACGTTGATGAGCTTCTTCGGGCCATAAAGGCGCTGCAGACGTCAGATAAATACAAGGGTGCAATGCCTGCCAACTGGCCATACAATGAACTGATAGGCGAAAAGATGCTCAACTCCGCGCCGAAGAATGTGAAAGACATCCCGGCAAGGATGAAGGAGTACAAGGGCTATGCATGGTGGCTGACGTACAAGGATGTACCGGATAACGAGGTTCAGGAGATAAAGAAGATCGTAAAAACAAAGGACGAGAAGTGA
- a CDS encoding 3-hydroxyacyl-CoA dehydrogenase NAD-binding domain-containing protein — protein sequence MEIRTAAVVGSGVMGQGIAQVFARSGYPVTIIDVREDILANAIKNIREGRYGLINLVKKGTITEAEMNVIMGRIKTSTEYQSLSNADIVVEAVPEDLNLKRKVFVEIEKHVREDTIMASNTSGITIAEIAQDLKAKGRAVGMHWFNPAGIMKLIEVVRAMMTSEDTLNTVVDLSKKLGKTPVVVADVPGFFTTRFIAGWLLSAIRSYEEGVASKSDIDTMTKLAFGFPMGPFELMNIIGIDTVYHIAEYLREETGDPQFVPPISLKQMVINGYLGDPKVKYGSRGGWFDIQ from the coding sequence ATGGAAATCAGGACTGCTGCAGTCGTGGGTAGCGGGGTCATGGGACAGGGCATAGCCCAGGTCTTTGCCCGGTCTGGATATCCGGTTACCATAATCGATGTCAGGGAGGATATCCTCGCAAATGCCATAAAAAATATACGTGAAGGTCGCTATGGGCTGATAAACCTTGTGAAAAAGGGCACGATCACCGAGGCAGAAATGAACGTAATTATGGGCCGCATAAAAACTTCAACGGAGTACCAGTCGTTATCGAATGCGGACATAGTCGTGGAGGCGGTGCCCGAAGATCTCAATCTCAAGAGAAAGGTGTTCGTGGAGATAGAGAAGCATGTGCGTGAGGACACCATAATGGCCTCCAATACTTCTGGCATCACCATAGCGGAAATAGCTCAGGATCTTAAGGCAAAGGGGAGAGCTGTTGGAATGCACTGGTTCAACCCGGCCGGCATAATGAAGCTGATAGAGGTTGTCAGGGCAATGATGACGTCGGAAGATACGCTGAACACAGTGGTTGATCTTTCAAAAAAGCTTGGGAAAACGCCAGTGGTGGTGGCAGATGTTCCAGGCTTCTTCACCACCAGGTTCATAGCGGGGTGGCTCCTCTCAGCGATCAGATCCTATGAGGAGGGGGTAGCATCCAAATCCGACATAGATACGATGACGAAGCTTGCATTCGGCTTCCCCATGGGGCCGTTTGAACTCATGAATATAATAGGAATAGATACGGTGTATCATATAGCCGAATACCTCAGGGAGGAGACTGGCGATCCACAGTTTGTTCCGCCAATATCCCTGAAGCAGATGGTGATCAACGGATACCTCGGTGATCCAAAGGTCAAGTATGGTAGCAGGGGAGGCTGGTTCGACATACAGTGA
- a CDS encoding uracil-DNA glycosylase — MASDERWISIAEMNDQLISCRKCPRLVHFREAVVGRDKRFRGQAYWARPVPGYGDINGHILIVGLAPAASGGNRTGRVFTGDKSSDFLVSCLHEVGITNQPTSESRDDGLKYNDAYITAAVKCVPPDNKPTPEEITNCSVYLRSEISMMKNLRVILVLGQIAFQAVLKLLADQSISRSGYKFSHGAVYSLNGVSVVCSYHPSPRNVNTGKLSRDDFIGVLKKVKELASN, encoded by the coding sequence ATGGCGTCCGATGAGAGATGGATCAGTATAGCTGAGATGAACGATCAGCTGATCTCCTGCAGGAAATGTCCAAGGCTAGTCCACTTCAGGGAGGCTGTTGTGGGCAGAGATAAACGTTTCCGCGGTCAAGCATACTGGGCCAGGCCGGTTCCAGGATATGGAGATATCAACGGCCATATCCTGATAGTCGGACTGGCCCCGGCAGCCTCAGGAGGAAACAGAACAGGAAGGGTCTTCACTGGAGATAAGAGTTCAGACTTCCTGGTTTCATGCCTGCACGAGGTGGGGATAACAAATCAGCCAACTTCGGAGAGCAGGGACGACGGTTTAAAGTACAATGATGCGTATATAACTGCAGCCGTGAAATGCGTACCACCAGATAATAAGCCAACGCCGGAAGAGATCACAAACTGTTCTGTGTATCTCCGTTCTGAGATATCGATGATGAAAAACCTCAGGGTGATACTTGTACTCGGTCAGATAGCATTTCAGGCAGTTCTTAAGCTGCTTGCTGATCAATCGATATCAAGATCCGGATACAAATTCTCTCACGGCGCAGTGTACAGTCTGAACGGTGTAAGCGTAGTGTGTTCTTACCATCCAAGCCCGCGCAATGTGAACACAGGCAAACTGAGCAGAGACGATTTCATAGGCGTTCTGAAGAAGGTCAAGGAGCTGGCATCGAACTGA
- a CDS encoding NRAMP family divalent metal transporter: MNIEITKPASIHRIMSRIGPAWIVMMADVDVASVITGLQSGAAFGYRMIFIMIILIPPLFIVQNAAGYLGIFSGMGLGEAVRTRYGKKLALIAAIPMASTDVLSYIAEYSGMAIGLYMIGIPPIVSIPVIFLIHNAIIMAGRYRRIEKMLLFISLILVISIIASALLMKPSIYEIIHVGLNPIQPYTDRTYETLLIANIGAVIMPFMIFYQAGASVQKRMERRDIKISRNETAIGSIVSEFLMIMTVIAGTFIGGYATDPMMLDRALKPFGSLAPYIMAAGFFTAGFLALIVISLASTWGIAEALGWKFHRYGRYIIRNEDRTYGDRSSIRQSVISDRRKFLTLYMTESIPAAAIAIVASSYLLSLVIDLMIVFVIVLAPVAILLGLLVSDSTVMKGNPMKRWYMAIYWATIAIIESAGVYSLMISL, encoded by the coding sequence ATGAATATTGAGATCACTAAACCGGCCAGTATACACAGGATCATGTCAAGGATCGGCCCAGCATGGATCGTGATGATGGCCGATGTGGATGTCGCAAGCGTTATAACAGGCCTTCAGTCCGGCGCAGCCTTCGGCTATCGGATGATATTCATAATGATCATTCTCATACCGCCATTGTTCATCGTACAGAATGCCGCAGGATACCTTGGCATATTTTCCGGTATGGGGCTTGGTGAAGCCGTGAGGACAAGGTATGGAAAGAAACTTGCACTCATAGCTGCAATACCGATGGCTTCGACAGATGTGCTATCGTACATAGCTGAATACAGCGGTATGGCTATCGGCCTTTACATGATAGGAATTCCACCCATAGTATCCATTCCGGTTATATTTTTAATACATAACGCAATAATAATGGCGGGAAGATATCGCAGAATTGAAAAGATGCTCCTCTTCATATCGCTAATACTTGTGATATCTATAATAGCAAGCGCACTCCTCATGAAACCGTCGATCTATGAGATAATCCATGTTGGTCTTAATCCAATACAGCCTTACACCGATAGAACATATGAGACGCTCCTTATAGCAAATATAGGAGCCGTGATAATGCCATTCATGATATTCTATCAGGCAGGAGCGAGCGTCCAGAAGAGAATGGAGAGACGGGATATCAAGATAAGCAGAAATGAAACTGCAATAGGGTCCATTGTAAGCGAGTTCCTCATGATCATGACCGTCATAGCGGGAACGTTCATAGGGGGATATGCAACGGATCCGATGATGCTTGATCGTGCCCTGAAGCCGTTTGGGAGCCTTGCGCCATACATAATGGCTGCCGGCTTCTTCACCGCTGGTTTTCTTGCGCTGATAGTCATATCGCTTGCCTCAACGTGGGGTATAGCGGAAGCACTCGGATGGAAATTCCACAGATATGGCAGATACATCATAAGGAATGAGGATCGTACATATGGCGACAGATCCTCCATAAGGCAGAGCGTCATATCAGATAGAAGAAAGTTCCTGACCCTCTATATGACGGAGAGCATACCCGCAGCGGCGATAGCCATCGTAGCTTCATCCTACCTTTTATCGCTGGTCATCGATCTCATGATAGTGTTCGTTATAGTTCTTGCTCCTGTGGCCATTCTCCTTGGTCTTCTTGTTTCGGACAGCACCGTCATGAAAGGAAATCCGATGAAAAGATGGTATATGGCCATATACTGGGCAACCATAGCGATAATTGAGTCGGCCGGGGTATACAGCCTCATGATATCGCTATGA